The proteins below come from a single Enterobacteriaceae bacterium Kacie_13 genomic window:
- a CDS encoding prepilin-type N-terminal cleavage/methylation domain-containing protein translates to MSAISEHKRLARQQGMTLFEMLLVIAMIGLMTALMMNWSLSALHSKDGADVTQREFSTWYTQMRHSALYSSQLYRICLNGRRAEREVYSRESGWQKSDVFFLPRPGVSLSITNDKCSGVLNAGDDSFLQRVKFNDEK, encoded by the coding sequence ATGTCAGCAATTTCTGAACACAAGCGCCTCGCCAGGCAGCAGGGGATGACCTTGTTTGAAATGCTACTGGTCATCGCCATGATCGGCCTGATGACAGCCCTTATGATGAACTGGTCGCTTTCTGCTCTGCATTCTAAAGATGGCGCGGACGTCACGCAGCGCGAATTTTCGACGTGGTACACCCAGATGCGCCACAGTGCCCTGTATTCCTCGCAATTGTACCGGATCTGCCTGAACGGTCGACGTGCAGAACGCGAAGTCTATTCGCGGGAAAGCGGGTGGCAGAAAAGCGACGTCTTTTTTCTGCCCCGTCCCGGGGTGAGCCTGAGCATCACAAACGATAAGTGCAGCGGCGTGCTGAATGCGGGTGACGACAGCTTCCTGCAACGAGTCAAATTTAATGACGAAAAATAA
- a CDS encoding prepilin-type N-terminal cleavage/methylation domain-containing protein produces the protein MKMASYNLNDRSCNPGSRQAGFTLLEMLIALAVIALLAMAAQPMLKMGFQQLRHMKQAATGQGEALPEALQWLENDVLQMRGDLPWRWEGALDKNSCLVRWQFVTENAPRTQGPGVVRSSVQYRVEGGVLTREMLRDGQIETAFPLLEGVNCLHPSFWQRTTWRNAPLGSVTIQALKLTLDWEGPQVIRIWPVNITYGS, from the coding sequence ATGAAAATGGCCAGTTACAACTTGAACGACAGATCCTGCAACCCTGGTAGCCGGCAGGCAGGCTTTACTCTGCTGGAAATGCTGATAGCACTGGCGGTAATTGCTCTGCTGGCGATGGCCGCCCAGCCCATGTTGAAGATGGGATTTCAACAACTACGCCACATGAAACAGGCTGCCACCGGGCAGGGTGAAGCGCTGCCGGAAGCATTGCAATGGCTGGAAAATGATGTCCTGCAAATGCGCGGCGATCTCCCCTGGCGCTGGGAAGGTGCGCTAGATAAAAACAGCTGTCTGGTGCGCTGGCAGTTTGTGACAGAAAACGCGCCCCGTACCCAGGGACCGGGCGTCGTGCGCAGTAGTGTTCAGTATCGCGTGGAAGGGGGGGTATTGACCCGGGAGATGCTCCGCGATGGCCAAATTGAAACCGCTTTCCCGTTGCTGGAGGGGGTCAATTGTCTGCACCCCAGCTTCTGGCAACGTACAACCTGGCGCAACGCTCCCCTAGGGAGCGTAACCATCCAGGCGCTGAAACTTACGCTGGACTGGGAGGGGCCACAGGTTATTCGGATCTGGCCTGTGAATATTACCTATGGATCGTAA
- the gspI gene encoding type II secretion system protein GspI, protein MRVTTASCNESNLMTKNNTAQQGMIMMEALLAVVLFVLVAMALLNVSGQAVTQGQQLLRTRCANWAADNLLVMEVLSPARRVMGKTQGEARQCDRNWFWTLTRQKTGDNRFYRVTLEVKNENGQLQLERQILQPW, encoded by the coding sequence ATGCGGGTGACGACAGCTTCCTGCAACGAGTCAAATTTAATGACGAAAAATAATACAGCCCAGCAGGGCATGATCATGATGGAAGCATTGCTTGCCGTGGTGCTGTTTGTTCTGGTTGCCATGGCGTTGTTGAACGTCAGTGGGCAGGCTGTGACACAGGGCCAGCAGCTCCTGCGCACCCGCTGTGCCAACTGGGCGGCCGATAACCTGCTGGTGATGGAGGTACTCTCACCCGCACGCCGGGTAATGGGAAAGACGCAAGGGGAAGCCCGTCAGTGCGATCGCAACTGGTTCTGGACGCTGACGCGTCAGAAGACCGGGGATAATCGCTTTTATCGGGTAACGCTGGAGGTTAAAAATGAAAATGGCCAGTTACAACTTGAACGACAGATCCTGCAACCCTGGTAG
- a CDS encoding type II secretion system protein GspE, producing MNQEDLTEFCQRYRVFLTPETEGGWCLHYSGSLLPWVYLYASRLCGTAPRLNAISEPELATLLDPAAVEPEEMSQALESMVAADSFSWLLENLPQAGLDALEDSEAPVIRLINTMLSEAVSMGASDIHIETFQHYFQVRYRLDGVMQEISRGDARLGTPLISRLKIMSKLDIAERRLPQDGRFLYLFSSREIDVRLSIIPVSHGERAVLRLLDQQQLPPDYTALGIPPTLSAELQQLIRRPHGIILVTGPTGSGKSSTLYASLSQLNQTSRTILTIEDPVEYKLPGVGQTQVNSRINLDFSRGLRALLRQDPDVVMIGEIRDAETARVAVQAALTGHLVFSTLHTNSAVGAVARLCDMEIEPWLLASALTGVLAQRLVRKLCPHCRQKRNASPSETRWLGREEDEPTVIYDASGCDECGQRGYAGRTGIYELVLIDTRMREFIQQRASGAQLSACARERLPGIQQDAREKILAGITTFEEVMRVIEEGE from the coding sequence ATGAATCAGGAAGATCTGACTGAATTCTGCCAGCGGTATCGCGTTTTTCTTACACCGGAGACGGAAGGAGGATGGTGTCTGCATTACAGCGGTTCGCTCCTGCCTTGGGTGTATCTTTATGCTTCCCGCCTGTGCGGGACGGCTCCCCGGTTGAATGCCATTAGTGAGCCAGAGCTGGCTACGCTACTGGACCCGGCGGCCGTCGAACCTGAAGAGATGTCGCAGGCGCTGGAAAGTATGGTCGCGGCGGACTCTTTCTCCTGGCTACTGGAAAATTTACCCCAAGCGGGGCTGGATGCGCTGGAAGACAGTGAAGCGCCGGTTATTCGCTTGATTAACACCATGTTAAGCGAAGCGGTTTCCATGGGGGCCTCGGACATCCATATTGAGACATTCCAGCATTACTTCCAGGTACGCTATCGCCTGGACGGAGTGATGCAGGAGATTTCCCGCGGGGATGCACGTCTTGGTACGCCGCTTATTTCGCGCTTAAAGATTATGTCGAAGTTAGATATTGCCGAGCGACGTTTACCTCAGGACGGCCGTTTCCTTTATCTGTTCAGTAGCCGGGAAATTGACGTTCGTCTCTCGATAATTCCTGTCAGTCATGGCGAGCGGGCTGTTCTGCGTCTGCTGGATCAGCAGCAGTTGCCTCCCGATTATACCGCACTGGGGATACCGCCAACATTAAGCGCAGAACTGCAGCAACTGATCCGACGTCCTCACGGCATCATTCTTGTGACTGGGCCAACGGGTTCAGGTAAAAGCAGTACCCTGTATGCCAGCCTCAGTCAGTTGAATCAGACCAGCCGAACTATTCTGACCATTGAAGATCCGGTGGAATACAAATTGCCCGGCGTGGGGCAAACCCAGGTCAATAGCCGTATCAATCTCGATTTTTCGCGTGGCCTTCGCGCACTGCTGCGCCAGGATCCCGACGTGGTGATGATCGGTGAAATTCGTGATGCCGAAACTGCCCGGGTTGCTGTGCAGGCGGCACTCACCGGCCATCTGGTGTTTTCTACTCTACACACTAACAGCGCCGTGGGCGCGGTAGCGCGACTTTGTGATATGGAAATAGAACCCTGGCTGCTAGCTTCCGCCCTGACCGGCGTGCTGGCCCAACGTCTGGTACGTAAATTATGCCCGCATTGTCGACAGAAGCGGAATGCCAGCCCGTCAGAAACGCGCTGGCTGGGCAGGGAGGAGGATGAACCGACCGTTATTTATGACGCAAGTGGTTGTGACGAGTGCGGGCAGCGCGGCTATGCCGGACGCACTGGCATTTATGAACTGGTGTTGATAGACACCCGGATGCGTGAATTCATTCAACAGCGGGCTTCAGGCGCACAGCTGTCCGCCTGCGCACGCGAAAGGCTGCCGGGCATCCAGCAGGACGCCCGGGAAAAAATACTGGCGGGCATCACCACCTTTGAGGAGGTGATGCGGGTGATTGAGGAGGGGGAATGA
- a CDS encoding type II secretion system protein GspD, producing the protein MNKLRAALIALNLGLCSLPLMAQGINADFNNVEMSVFVDAVSRATHTEIVHSVPLKGKISLQSKDLTQEEYLNLFRVLLRANGYRVEQVGDLLKIVEAGGATDIYPAQENNESAGSLVTRTQQLNTLPVGEVIAQLNALSGGKTQASLSGLNSGNVLMLSGYADEVSRLQGLATRLDKELGHNNDVVKLQNASATEIARVIGTLIASGDFGRGSLKASVVADNRTNSLILNGSDDDRRRLHALVAQLDRAPDVNSDDGVVYLKYTTSDAIEKAIGKLVKSKDPRYGDVSVVSVPDINAVVVSASKEKQSDVISLIHQLDIRRAQVHVEAMIVEVSDGDGINFGVQWGDNKGSLMQFTNGSQLPLGVLQAARQQASAQAGSTVIGENGSTTVNPDTQGDLSTLMALMSGYNGAALSIVKGNWMALVQAMKGSSHANILSTPSLTTLDNQSASFMVGQNVPILTGSTASADNKTPFQTVDRRDVGTRLTILPQINEGEAVQLKINAEVSKVEGNTGLDVVFAERKLETSVLVNDGAMIVLGGLIDQQKDESEYKVPVLGDIPVIGNLFSSRAKKTQKRNLMIFIRPTIIRDGLTADGITQKKYNYIRAQQLLEDAGDADIGAANRRGEPEINAFRQAAGKKK; encoded by the coding sequence ATGAATAAGTTACGCGCTGCGCTGATCGCGCTGAACCTGGGGTTATGCTCATTGCCGCTGATGGCGCAGGGAATTAATGCCGATTTTAATAATGTTGAGATGAGTGTCTTTGTTGATGCGGTCTCCCGGGCAACCCACACCGAGATTGTGCACAGTGTGCCGCTTAAGGGGAAAATTTCTCTACAGAGTAAAGACCTGACCCAGGAAGAGTATCTGAATCTGTTCCGCGTGCTGTTGCGGGCGAATGGCTACCGCGTTGAGCAGGTGGGCGATTTGCTGAAAATTGTCGAGGCCGGGGGCGCGACAGACATCTACCCGGCGCAGGAAAACAATGAGTCTGCGGGCTCGCTGGTGACGCGGACGCAACAACTAAATACGCTTCCGGTTGGCGAAGTGATTGCCCAGCTGAATGCGCTGAGCGGTGGTAAAACCCAGGCCAGCCTGAGCGGTTTAAACAGCGGCAATGTGCTGATGTTAAGCGGCTATGCTGACGAAGTATCGCGACTGCAGGGGCTTGCGACGCGGCTGGACAAAGAGCTGGGACACAATAACGACGTGGTCAAACTGCAAAATGCCTCTGCGACAGAAATCGCCCGCGTTATCGGCACCCTGATTGCCAGCGGCGATTTTGGACGTGGCTCGCTGAAGGCGAGTGTGGTTGCCGATAACCGGACGAACAGCCTTATCCTGAATGGCAGTGATGACGACCGCAGACGGCTTCACGCGCTGGTGGCTCAGCTCGATCGAGCGCCTGATGTCAACAGTGACGACGGCGTGGTCTATCTGAAATACACCACCTCCGATGCAATTGAGAAAGCGATTGGCAAACTGGTCAAATCGAAAGACCCGCGTTATGGCGATGTCTCAGTGGTCTCAGTACCGGATATCAATGCGGTTGTTGTCTCGGCATCAAAGGAGAAACAAAGCGACGTTATCTCCCTGATCCATCAGCTTGATATCCGCCGCGCTCAGGTTCACGTCGAGGCGATGATTGTTGAGGTTTCCGACGGTGATGGCATTAACTTTGGTGTGCAGTGGGGGGATAACAAAGGCTCGCTGATGCAATTCACCAATGGCTCACAGCTCCCGCTGGGGGTACTGCAGGCTGCACGGCAGCAGGCCAGTGCTCAGGCGGGCAGCACAGTGATCGGTGAAAATGGTAGCACCACCGTTAACCCGGATACTCAGGGCGACCTTTCAACGCTGATGGCTTTGATGAGTGGTTATAACGGTGCGGCACTCAGCATTGTGAAGGGCAACTGGATGGCACTGGTGCAGGCGATGAAAGGTAGCTCGCATGCCAACATTCTTTCCACCCCCAGCCTGACGACGCTGGACAACCAGTCCGCCTCTTTCATGGTCGGACAAAACGTACCTATTTTAACTGGCTCAACGGCCAGCGCCGACAATAAAACGCCTTTCCAGACGGTGGACCGACGTGATGTGGGTACCCGACTGACTATCCTGCCGCAAATTAATGAAGGTGAGGCTGTTCAGCTCAAAATCAACGCGGAAGTCTCTAAAGTCGAAGGCAATACCGGTCTGGATGTCGTCTTTGCCGAGCGAAAGCTGGAAACCTCGGTACTGGTTAATGATGGCGCGATGATTGTGCTGGGCGGACTTATCGATCAGCAGAAAGATGAAAGTGAATATAAAGTGCCTGTCCTCGGTGATATTCCGGTGATCGGGAACCTGTTCTCCTCCCGCGCCAAAAAAACGCAGAAACGTAATCTTATGATCTTCATTCGCCCGACCATTATTCGCGATGGCCTGACGGCCGACGGGATCACACAGAAGAAATACAACTATATCCGCGCGCAGCAGCTATTAGAAGACGCCGGTGATGCTGATATCGGTGCTGCTAATCGTCGCGGGGAGCCGGAGATTAACGCGTTCCGCCAGGCCGCCGGGAAGAAAAAATGA
- a CDS encoding prepilin peptidase, translated as MLILFFTIGACIGSFINVVTYRLPLMMQREIDHSGESSLPIFNLMTPRSHCPACGKTLGVLQLIPLLSWLIQRGRCHHCHRAISPRYPLTELAVGSIFTISLFCWHDPLTALAVGVLGSALLTLATIDAKHLLLPDAITLPLMWCGLLWNTTGKGLVPLEDAVLGAAVGYLSLWSIYWLYRLLRNKEALGYGDFKLMAALGAWLGVGSINAMLLLGSLIGCAGWILCRRQRQDTVMPFGPALIAAASFWLLCHSPILADGVLASVLNGFLG; from the coding sequence ATGTTGATATTATTCTTTACCATCGGCGCCTGTATTGGCAGCTTTATTAATGTCGTTACGTATCGTTTACCTCTGATGATGCAACGAGAAATCGACCACAGCGGTGAATCGTCTCTGCCCATCTTTAACCTGATGACACCTCGTTCACACTGCCCTGCGTGTGGAAAAACACTGGGCGTATTGCAACTGATTCCACTATTAAGCTGGTTAATACAGCGCGGTCGCTGCCACCATTGTCATCGCGCTATCTCACCACGGTATCCACTCACGGAGCTGGCCGTGGGATCCATTTTTACAATATCCCTCTTTTGCTGGCATGATCCGCTGACAGCTCTGGCAGTGGGTGTTTTGGGTAGTGCACTGCTGACGCTGGCCACGATCGATGCGAAACATCTATTACTCCCCGATGCCATAACGCTGCCTCTGATGTGGTGTGGGTTGCTCTGGAATACCACAGGAAAGGGTCTGGTCCCGCTGGAAGATGCTGTATTGGGCGCGGCTGTAGGTTACCTGTCTCTGTGGTCAATCTACTGGCTATACCGCCTGCTGCGAAATAAAGAGGCGTTAGGCTACGGAGATTTTAAGCTGATGGCGGCGCTGGGGGCCTGGCTGGGAGTGGGGAGCATCAACGCCATGCTTTTGCTCGGGTCGCTCATCGGTTGTGCAGGCTGGATACTTTGCCGCCGTCAACGGCAGGATACTGTTATGCCATTTGGCCCCGCGCTGATAGCGGCGGCGAGCTTCTGGCTGCTCTGCCACTCTCCGATACTTGCTGATGGCGTTTTGGCCTCTGTCCTGAACGGTTTTCTGGGTTAA
- the gspG gene encoding type II secretion system protein GspG, translated as MQINKMRKREGGFTLLEMMVVVMIIGLLAAMVVPNLMSNKGKADQKKTVADIVALESALDMFNLDHDRYPAENEGLRVLVSGGEKLAAGYIKRLPKDPWGHDYLYRNPGVNGVIDIYTLGQDEKEGGEGVAADIGNWNVSNF; from the coding sequence ATGCAGATTAATAAAATGCGCAAGCGTGAAGGTGGATTTACGCTGCTGGAAATGATGGTAGTGGTGATGATTATTGGTCTGTTGGCCGCCATGGTGGTGCCAAATTTGATGAGCAATAAAGGCAAAGCCGATCAGAAAAAAACCGTGGCAGATATTGTAGCGCTGGAGAGCGCGCTCGATATGTTTAATCTCGATCATGACCGTTACCCGGCGGAAAACGAAGGCCTCAGGGTGCTTGTTTCCGGCGGGGAAAAACTGGCGGCAGGGTATATCAAACGGCTACCAAAAGATCCGTGGGGGCATGACTATCTGTATCGTAACCCGGGTGTAAACGGCGTTATCGATATTTACACCCTGGGTCAGGATGAAAAAGAGGGCGGAGAGGGCGTAGCGGCTGATATCGGAAACTGGAATGTCAGCAATTTCTGA